From Daucus carota subsp. sativus chromosome 6, DH1 v3.0, whole genome shotgun sequence, the proteins below share one genomic window:
- the LOC108224907 gene encoding uncharacterized protein LOC108224907, translated as MEGLELVRKSTTLLLLDVPQFTLIGIDTQVFSAGPCFKGIKMIPPGPHLFYYAPSARDGAQFSPIVAFFFDAPPSKVIVRRWNAEEECFIKLSEEEEERYAQAVRSLEFDRELGPYALDQFKEWKVLSNYITQSTIERIQPIGGEISIASEPEMFGNSPKTTKEKALDEQLCSSKFSRSSDKQHKVHCYYTSVPRIIKHKGMCANDLTSLNLDKTQLLEEILTKEFGGAEDLLLGELQFAFIAFLMGQSLESFLQWKALLTLFFGCTEAPFHTRSKLFTKFIKVLYYQLKFGLQENRKDSDVERKSTSVLLDESWLSADSFMHHLCKDFFQLILEAPVVDGDLLSWTRKVKELLETTLGWSFRQLDSVDAIYSEENDEFAPVVEMLDDHLQ; from the exons ATGGAGGGTTTAGAGTTAGTTAGAAAAAGCACCACTCTTCTTCTCCTGGATGTTCCACAATTTACTCTAATTGGCATAGATACTCAG GTGTTTTCAGCTGGTCCGTGTTTTAAGGGCATCAAGATGATTCCTCCTGGTCCGCACTTGTTCTATTATGCTCCGTCTGCCAGAGACGGAGCTCAGTTTTCACCGATTGTAGCCTTCTTCTTTGATGCACCCCCCTCAAAG GTGATCGTGCGTAGATGGAATGCAGAAGAGGAGTGTTTCATCAAGCTGTCGGAAGAAGAG gaAGAGAGATATGCTCAAGCAGTGAGAAGTCTGGAGTTTGATAGGGAACTTGGACCTTATGCATTGGACCAGTTTAAAGAATGGAAGGTGTTGTCGAACTACATCACACAGAGTACGATCGAACGAATCC AACCTATAGGAGGGGAAATCTCAATTGCCTCTGAACCTGAAATGTTTGGGAACAGTCCAAAAACAACAAAGGAGAAAGCTCTTGATGAACAGTTATGTAGCAGTAAGTTCTCAAGATCCTCTGATAAACAGCATAAAGTACATTGTTACTACACATCAGTTCCACGAATTATTAAGCACAAGGGGATGTGCGCAAATGATCTGACCTCATTGAACCTTGACAAG ACCCAATTGTTAGAAGAGATATTGACAAAAGAGTTTGGAGGTGCTGAAGACTTGCTTCTGGGAGAGTTGCAATTTGCATTTATTGCATTTTTG ATGGGGCAATCACTTGAATCCTTTCTACAGTGGAAAGCCTTACTTACACTTTTCTTTGGCTGTACTGAAGCA CCTTTCCACACACGAAGTAAACTATTTACCAAG TTTATCAAAGTCTTGTACTATCAGCTCAAGTTTGGACTCCAAGAAAATAGAAAAGATAGTGACGTTGAACGGAAGAGCACATCGGTACTGCTTGATGAATCTTGGTTATCTGCTGATAGTTTTATGCACCACCTCTGTAAG GATTTCTTTCAGTTAATTCTCGAAGCACCCGTAGTAGATGGAGATCTTCTTTCTTGG ACAAGGAAGGTGAAGGAGCTTCTTGAGACAACTCTTGGATGGAGTTTTCGGCAATTGGATTCTGTCGATGCAATTTACTCTGAAGAAAATGATGAG TTTGCTCCGGTGGTTGAGATGTTGGATGATCACCTTCAGTAA